One window of Vitis riparia cultivar Riparia Gloire de Montpellier isolate 1030 chromosome 5, EGFV_Vit.rip_1.0, whole genome shotgun sequence genomic DNA carries:
- the LOC117914338 gene encoding protein ELC-like, translated as MGGPSPSLSPSPSPSPSPNPQLTQQWLSSVLSQRGPSALPYAEDVKWLIRQHLLSLSENYPSLQPKTATYTHNDGRTVNLLQSDGTVPMLYLDVTYNIPIIIWLMESYPRHPPCVYVNPTRDMVIKRPHSHVNPSGMVSIPYLHNWVYPSSNLVDLARNLSHVFSRDPPLYSQRRPNPNPNPNPNPNPNANYNFTPNPMMGAAPTVRPVIPPRAYPPSPYGSGSGTGGGRIPPSPQRHTEDPNEVFRRNAVNKLVESLHADVGVLRKTSEAEMEGMFGAQGVLRQREEQLSRGVKELHDEKEGLEQQLQMVLMNADVLEAWLRENEVKLGNMGNLDVDNAFEPCDALSKQMLDCTSSDLAIEDTIYALDKAVQEGSISFDQYSKNVRLLSREQFFHRAMCAKLRAAQMQAQVASMAARVSSQYAM; from the coding sequence ATGGgaggcccatctccatctctaTCTCCGTCTCCATCTCCTTCCCCTTCTCCGAATCCACAACTGACCCAACAGTGGTTGAGCTCCGTCCTCTCACAGCGAGGCCCATCAGCACTCCCATACGCCGAAGACGTCAAATGGCTCATCCGCCAGCACCTCCTCTCCCTCTCCGAAAACTACCCCAGCCTCCAGCCGAAGACCGCCACCTACACCCACAACGATGGCCGCACCGTCAACCTCCTTCAATCCGACGGCACCGTCCCCATGCTCTACCTTGATGTCACCTACAACATCCCCATTATCATCTGGCTCATGGAGTCCTATCCTCGCCACCCCCCTTGCGTCTACGTCAACCCCACTCGCGACATGGTCATCAAGCGCCCTCACTCTCATGTCAACCCCTCCGGTATGGTCTCCATCCCCTATCTTCACAATTGGGTCTACCCGAGCTCCAATCTCGTTGACCTTGCCCGCAATTTGAGCCACGTCTTTAGCCGCGATCCCCCCCTCTACTCGCAGCGCCGACCTAATCCCAatcctaaccctaaccctaatccCAATCCTAATGCCAATTACAATTTTACGCCTAATCCCATGATGGGAGCTGCTCCCACCGTGCGCCCGGTGATTCCGCCCAGGGCTTATCCCCCGTCTCCCTATGGCAGTGGAAGTGGCACTGGTGGGGGCCGGATTCCGCCATCCCCACAGCGGCACACGGAGGACCCTAACGAGGTTTTTCGGCGAAATGCTGTTAATAAGCTAGTTGAATCGCTGCATGCTGATGTTGGGGTATTGAGGAAGACAAGCGAGGCGGAGATGGAAGGGATGTTCGGGGCGCAGGGGGTGTTAAGGCAAAGGGAGGAGCAGCTATCGAGGGGTGTAAAGGAATTGCATGATGAGAAGGAGGGGCTGGAGCAGCAGTTGCAGATGGTTTTGATGAATGCTGATGTTCTTGAGGCATGGTTGAGGGAGAATGAGGTTAAGTTGGGTAATATGGGAAATCTTGATGTAGATAATGCATTTGAGCCTTGTGATGCTCTTTCCAAGCAGATGCTTGACTGCACTTCCTCCGACTTGGCTATAGAGGACACAATTTATGCCTTGGATAAGGCTGTGCAAGAGGGATCAATATCATTTGATCAATACTCGAAGAATGTGAGATTGTTGTCTCGTGAGCAGTTCTTCCACCGGGCTATGTGTGCAAAACTCAGGGCTGCACAGATGCAAGCTCAGGTTGCTAGTATGGCTGCTAGGGTGTCATCACAATATGCCATGTGA